A genomic stretch from Flavobacterium humidisoli includes:
- a CDS encoding beta-ketoacyl-[acyl-carrier-protein] synthase family protein — protein sequence MKKRVVITGLGVAAPNGVGIPAFTYALQNGISGIRHDSQLEELQFSCQIVGQPQISEELKAQYFTELELRGFNSTGILYGVIAGMEAWNNAGLPINENPDWHSGAIFGAGTSGIDKFRESIYKIDELQTRKLGSTVVAQTMNSGVSAYLGGKIGLGNQVTTNSSACTTGTESILMAYDRIQSGQAKRILAGSTSDSGPYIWAGFDAIRVCSSKFNDKPEEGSRPMSASAAGFVPGSGAGAFVIEDLETALERGATIYAEILGGNINSGGQRDGGSMTAPNSIAVQRCIKTAIENAGIHPNEIDAINGHLTATTKDSLEIENWTIALDRNGLDFPYINSLKSLTGHCLSASGSIESVAAVLQLHEGFLFGNKNCTDLHPEIAALIDPSKALLETIKTNPKIIAKASFGFGDVNACVIFKKFEN from the coding sequence ATGAAAAAGCGAGTTGTTATAACAGGTCTTGGAGTTGCAGCGCCAAATGGTGTTGGAATTCCTGCGTTTACTTATGCGCTGCAAAATGGCATTTCGGGTATTCGTCACGATTCTCAATTAGAAGAATTACAGTTTTCTTGTCAGATTGTAGGTCAGCCGCAAATATCTGAAGAGTTGAAAGCGCAGTATTTTACAGAACTCGAACTACGAGGATTTAACAGCACAGGAATTTTATACGGCGTTATTGCGGGTATGGAAGCTTGGAACAATGCAGGATTGCCTATTAATGAAAATCCAGATTGGCATAGCGGCGCAATCTTCGGAGCTGGAACTTCTGGAATTGATAAATTCCGCGAAAGCATTTATAAAATTGACGAACTTCAAACCCGAAAATTAGGAAGTACTGTTGTCGCTCAAACCATGAACAGCGGTGTAAGCGCTTATCTTGGAGGTAAAATCGGATTAGGAAATCAGGTCACTACCAATTCGTCGGCTTGTACGACAGGAACCGAATCCATACTAATGGCTTACGACCGCATACAATCTGGACAAGCAAAACGAATATTAGCAGGAAGCACTTCCGACAGCGGTCCATACATTTGGGCAGGATTTGATGCGATTCGTGTCTGTTCGTCCAAGTTTAATGATAAACCCGAAGAAGGTTCCAGACCCATGAGCGCTTCGGCAGCTGGATTTGTTCCCGGAAGCGGTGCAGGAGCCTTTGTAATTGAAGATTTGGAAACTGCACTAGAACGAGGAGCGACAATTTATGCCGAAATATTGGGCGGAAATATCAATTCTGGCGGACAGCGCGACGGTGGAAGTATGACTGCTCCAAATAGTATAGCCGTGCAAAGATGTATTAAAACCGCTATTGAAAATGCTGGAATTCATCCAAATGAAATTGATGCTATAAATGGACATTTAACAGCAACAACAAAAGACAGTCTGGAGATTGAAAACTGGACAATAGCCTTGGATCGAAACGGTTTAGATTTTCCGTATATTAATTCGCTGAAAAGCTTAACAGGACATTGTTTAAGTGCGTCCGGAAGTATTGAAAGTGTTGCCGCAGTATTACAGCTTCACGAAGGTTTTTTATTTGGAAATAAAAACTGTACCGATCTTCATCCCGAAATTGCTGCATTGATTGATCCTTCAAAAGCACTTTTAGAAACTATAAAAACTAATCCCAAAATAATTGCGAAAGCCAGTTTTGGTTTTGGCGATGTAAACGCATGCGTAATATTTAAAAAATTTGAAAACTAA